In one window of Rathayibacter caricis DSM 15933 DNA:
- a CDS encoding NADPH-dependent F420 reductase, whose translation MREAREREHARAECVEARMTTYGIIGAGNIGSQIARAVIGQGDDVVIANSRGPETLADLIAELGPRARAATAQEAAEAADVAVVTVPLKNLDQVPVAPLAGKIVLDTNNYYFERDGHISALDAGETTTAEMAQAHLPESKIVKAFNHIMAADITTDGFPAGDPQRRALVASSDYPEALHFVTDLYDRLGFDTVTVTPLSESWRVERDRPAYGVRQSSAELEANLAKAPRTV comes from the coding sequence GTGCGAGAAGCTCGGGAACGGGAACACGCGCGCGCGGAGTGCGTTGAAGCCCGTATGACGACTTACGGAATCATCGGAGCAGGCAACATCGGCAGCCAGATCGCTCGCGCGGTCATCGGCCAGGGCGACGACGTGGTGATCGCGAACTCCCGCGGACCCGAGACGCTCGCGGACCTGATCGCGGAGCTCGGCCCGCGGGCGCGGGCCGCGACGGCGCAGGAGGCGGCCGAGGCCGCGGACGTCGCCGTGGTGACGGTGCCGCTCAAGAACCTCGACCAGGTGCCGGTGGCTCCGCTCGCGGGCAAGATCGTGCTCGACACGAACAACTACTACTTCGAGCGCGACGGGCACATCTCCGCGCTCGACGCGGGAGAGACCACCACGGCCGAGATGGCGCAGGCGCACCTGCCCGAGTCGAAGATCGTGAAGGCCTTCAACCACATCATGGCCGCCGACATCACCACCGACGGCTTCCCCGCCGGTGACCCGCAGCGCCGCGCTCTCGTCGCGTCCAGCGACTACCCCGAGGCGCTGCACTTCGTGACCGACCTCTACGACCGGCTCGGCTTCGACACCGTGACCGTCACTCCGCTGTCGGAGTCGTGGCGCGTGGAGCGCGACCGCCCCGCCTACGGCGTGCGGCAGTCGAGCGCGGAGCTCGAGGCGAACCTCGCGAAGGCGCCGCGCACGGTCTGA
- a CDS encoding MmcQ/YjbR family DNA-binding protein, translating to MSTEDDARRIALALPEVHERTSYGTPAWAVGRTVFARLLERPGELLCWCADLAEREALLHRDPEAFTTTPHYDGHASVIVRLEQVSAEELEQVLHEAWRARAPKRLLGDD from the coding sequence ATGAGCACCGAGGACGACGCCCGCCGGATCGCCCTGGCGCTGCCCGAGGTGCACGAGCGGACCTCGTACGGGACGCCCGCCTGGGCCGTCGGGCGGACCGTCTTCGCCCGGCTGCTCGAGCGGCCGGGCGAGCTGCTGTGCTGGTGCGCCGACCTCGCCGAGCGCGAGGCGCTGCTGCACCGCGACCCGGAGGCGTTCACGACGACTCCGCACTACGACGGGCACGCGAGCGTGATCGTGCGGCTGGAGCAGGTGTCGGCGGAGGAGCTCGAGCAGGTGCTGCACGAGGCCTGGCGGGCGCGCGCTCCGAAGCGGTTGCTCGGCGACGACTGA
- a CDS encoding LacI family DNA-binding transcriptional regulator — protein sequence MPQVGIRDVAARAGVSVTTASYALNRPERVSSAAMAAVADAVAALGYIPNVAARQLRAGKSMAVGMAVVNLGNPFYAELALGAEHGAEEAGYSLVLGATQDSAARELRYLDLFARQRVDGVLLAPIASSLDHLDVFEQRGVPVVLVDQVDPRGRLLSVALDDVLGGRMAAEHLLANGCRRLLFLGGTLGIPQVRDRFDGCSAAVRASGAAFSSIETVGMGPGLGRELGERILAMPADERPDGIFAANDELALGVMQSLVRGGVSIPGDIALVGYDDIPFADAAVVPLTSVRQPTHRMGERAAELLIAAIRGDADVRSAGFDPELIVRASTGGVR from the coding sequence GTGCCCCAGGTCGGCATCCGCGACGTCGCCGCCCGCGCCGGCGTCTCGGTGACCACCGCCTCGTACGCGCTGAACCGCCCCGAGCGGGTGTCCAGCGCGGCGATGGCGGCGGTCGCCGACGCGGTCGCCGCCCTGGGGTACATCCCGAACGTGGCCGCCCGGCAGCTGCGCGCGGGCAAGAGCATGGCGGTCGGCATGGCCGTCGTGAACCTGGGCAACCCGTTCTACGCCGAGCTCGCGCTCGGAGCGGAGCACGGCGCCGAGGAGGCGGGCTACTCCCTCGTCCTCGGCGCCACGCAGGACTCCGCGGCCCGCGAGCTGCGCTACCTCGACCTGTTCGCCCGCCAGCGCGTCGACGGAGTGCTGCTGGCGCCGATCGCGTCCTCGCTCGACCACCTCGACGTCTTCGAGCAGCGCGGCGTGCCGGTCGTGCTGGTCGACCAGGTCGATCCGCGCGGCCGACTGCTGTCGGTCGCCCTCGACGACGTCCTCGGCGGTCGGATGGCGGCCGAGCACCTCCTCGCGAACGGGTGCCGCCGCCTCCTGTTCCTCGGCGGCACCCTCGGGATACCGCAGGTGCGCGACCGTTTCGACGGATGCTCGGCGGCCGTCCGCGCGTCGGGCGCCGCCTTCTCCTCGATCGAGACCGTCGGCATGGGTCCGGGCCTCGGCCGGGAGCTGGGCGAGCGGATCCTGGCGATGCCGGCGGACGAGCGGCCCGACGGGATCTTCGCCGCGAACGACGAGCTGGCGCTGGGCGTCATGCAGAGCCTGGTCCGCGGCGGCGTCTCGATCCCCGGCGACATCGCCCTCGTCGGCTACGACGACATCCCCTTCGCCGACGCGGCCGTCGTGCCGCTGACCTCCGTCCGGCAGCCCACCCACCGCATGGGCGAGCGCGCCGCCGAGCTGCTGATCGCGGCGATCCGCGGCGACGCCGACGTCCGCTCCGCCGGCTTCGACCCCGAGCTGATCGTCCGCGCGTCGACCGGCGGCGTGCGCTGA
- a CDS encoding WxL protein peptidoglycan domain-containing protein, with translation MTDQRRSSRRPRAAVRTLLALAVAAVAASAAPPALADDTAGQISWAMRPAADGAPDKRSWIELDLDPGAEAQEEAAVSNLSTQPVTFRITAADGYFTDTGRFNMLSSSEESVEAGTWIDAPESVTVDPGATAIVPFTVTVPEDAEPGDHAAGIAASVLSVGSEAGGAAVGVESRIGFRVMTRVSGDVSPGVAVENVQSEYRLSWNPLRPGSVTVDAEVVNTGNVRLLLDGTVSAQGASAALIPEDAAAQELLPGDRRAVSVVLDDVWPLFSVPVEFTVSPTVVTPSEEQIEVAPVSESSSVTAIPLPQLLALLGIALILFALFAGRIRSRRRIERLVREAKEEGLREGARTGV, from the coding sequence ATGACCGATCAGCGACGATCCTCCCGCCGGCCGAGAGCCGCCGTCCGCACCCTCCTCGCCCTCGCGGTCGCCGCGGTGGCCGCGTCCGCGGCACCTCCCGCGCTCGCCGACGACACGGCCGGGCAGATCTCGTGGGCGATGCGCCCCGCCGCAGACGGCGCTCCCGACAAGCGCTCGTGGATCGAGCTCGATCTCGATCCCGGCGCCGAGGCGCAGGAGGAGGCCGCGGTCAGCAACCTCAGCACGCAGCCCGTGACCTTCCGCATCACCGCGGCCGACGGCTACTTCACCGACACCGGCCGCTTCAACATGCTCTCCTCCTCCGAGGAGTCGGTCGAGGCCGGCACCTGGATCGACGCTCCCGAGAGCGTCACCGTCGACCCCGGTGCCACGGCGATCGTGCCCTTCACGGTGACGGTCCCGGAGGACGCGGAGCCGGGCGACCACGCGGCCGGCATCGCCGCGTCCGTCCTCTCGGTCGGCTCCGAGGCGGGCGGTGCCGCCGTGGGCGTCGAGAGCCGCATCGGCTTCCGCGTGATGACCCGCGTGTCCGGCGACGTCTCTCCGGGGGTCGCGGTCGAGAACGTGCAGAGCGAGTACCGCCTCTCGTGGAACCCGCTGCGTCCCGGCTCCGTGACGGTGGACGCCGAGGTGGTCAACACCGGCAACGTGCGCCTGCTGCTGGACGGCACGGTCAGCGCGCAGGGCGCCTCCGCGGCGCTCATCCCCGAGGACGCCGCCGCGCAGGAGCTGCTGCCCGGCGACCGCCGCGCGGTGTCGGTGGTCCTCGACGACGTCTGGCCCCTGTTCTCGGTGCCGGTGGAGTTCACCGTGTCGCCGACCGTCGTCACCCCGTCGGAGGAGCAGATCGAGGTCGCTCCGGTCTCGGAGTCGTCCTCCGTGACCGCGATCCCGCTGCCGCAGCTGCTGGCCCTGCTCGGCATCGCGCTGATCCTCTTCGCCCTCTTCGCCGGGCGCATCCGCTCGCGCCGCCGCATCGAGCGGCTCGTGCGCGAGGCCAAGGAGGAAGGACTGCGCGAGGGCGCCCGCACGGGCGTCTGA
- a CDS encoding rhamnogalacturonan lyase: MPNSFLRPRRPVPTGPASSRRALRSGLCLALVAGVSFAAAAPSSAAPLTAPAANPLLTQQLEDLDRGVVALASPDGGVFVSWRLLATEVTGSSATGMVGADFAVLRGAERIGVVTDSTNLHDPDGAPGDEYRVVPIVDGEPGEPSAPATASADAFETLPLQKPADGVTPAGEAYTYSANDMSVGDMDGDGDYEYVVKWYPSNAKDVSQKGYTGNTYLDTYEADGTLLHRIDLGVNIRSGAHYTQFMVSDFDGDGRSEIMTKTAPGTRVLPGGDASGAESITLLPEDVAAGVTADDDYRMSAADYREHLVGVFQGWGEREEVTSGQWPATLGEAFGTTPTHEYPLDRAGAEELVDYFIDVYAPSRSDRNDLTTFEGFVLTGPEYLTVFDGETGAELETAAYEPGRGDDGLLWGDYAMSRIEPGNRVDRFLAGVASFDGETHSAVFARGYYTRAVVVAYDWDGSDLTRRWIADSGHVPMTNPFNDGPHGREGTSEEWGRLTTQGFHSLSAADVDGDGRQEIVYGSATLDDDGSLLYTSFDTLPEGSAAPGTEAGLGHGDAMHVTDIDPARPGLEVFTVHEGGAYAPYGYALRDAATGEVLFGAYTGKDTGRGMIGDIDPALPGQEVWAVGTLSASGEPLSDTQPGTNQSIRWAADMTTQIVASTTMQDATPVTPTIVTGAGEVLLSAEGTVTNNGTKGNPSLVADVLGDWREELLLPTADSSAIRIYSSTEVTDRKLTTLMHDPQYRVEVARQNTAYNQPSYTSYGLASDIDWSTVPVLAQEGTPGPTPTPGPTVEPTPGPTAEPTPEPTATAPAPVAPGPEPTRTAAPGASGGSHGGLASTGADLSLLPAGVLALLLGGAALLIGSRRRSSSTD, from the coding sequence ATGCCGAATTCGTTCCTACGTCCACGCCGTCCGGTTCCGACCGGGCCCGCCTCCTCCCGCCGGGCCCTGCGCTCCGGCCTCTGCCTCGCCCTGGTCGCCGGCGTCTCGTTCGCCGCCGCCGCCCCCTCCTCCGCCGCCCCGCTGACCGCGCCCGCCGCGAATCCGCTGCTCACCCAGCAGCTCGAGGACCTCGACCGCGGAGTCGTCGCCCTCGCCTCGCCGGACGGCGGGGTGTTCGTCAGCTGGCGACTGCTCGCGACCGAGGTCACCGGCTCCTCCGCGACCGGCATGGTCGGCGCCGACTTCGCCGTGCTCCGCGGCGCCGAGCGGATCGGCGTCGTCACCGACAGCACCAACCTGCACGACCCCGACGGCGCCCCGGGCGACGAGTACCGGGTCGTGCCGATCGTCGACGGCGAGCCGGGCGAGCCCAGCGCTCCCGCGACCGCCTCGGCCGACGCGTTCGAGACCCTGCCGCTGCAGAAGCCGGCCGACGGAGTCACTCCGGCCGGCGAGGCGTACACCTACAGCGCCAACGACATGAGCGTCGGCGACATGGACGGCGACGGCGACTACGAGTACGTCGTGAAGTGGTACCCGTCGAACGCGAAGGACGTCTCGCAGAAGGGGTACACCGGGAACACCTACCTCGACACCTACGAGGCCGACGGCACACTGCTGCACCGCATCGACCTGGGCGTCAACATCCGCTCGGGCGCGCACTACACGCAGTTCATGGTCTCGGACTTCGACGGCGACGGCCGCTCCGAGATCATGACCAAGACCGCGCCCGGCACCCGCGTGCTGCCCGGCGGCGACGCCTCCGGGGCGGAGTCGATCACCCTGCTGCCCGAGGACGTCGCGGCCGGCGTCACCGCCGACGACGACTACCGGATGTCCGCGGCCGACTACCGCGAGCACCTCGTCGGGGTCTTCCAGGGCTGGGGCGAGCGCGAGGAGGTGACGAGCGGGCAGTGGCCCGCGACCCTCGGGGAGGCGTTCGGCACCACTCCGACGCACGAGTACCCGCTCGACCGCGCCGGCGCCGAGGAGCTCGTCGACTACTTCATCGACGTCTACGCGCCCAGCCGCAGCGACCGCAACGACCTCACCACCTTCGAGGGCTTCGTCCTCACCGGCCCCGAGTACCTCACCGTGTTCGACGGCGAGACCGGAGCCGAGCTCGAGACCGCCGCCTACGAGCCGGGCCGCGGCGACGACGGACTGCTCTGGGGCGACTACGCGATGTCGCGCATCGAGCCCGGCAACCGCGTCGACCGCTTCCTCGCCGGAGTCGCGTCGTTCGACGGAGAGACCCACTCGGCCGTCTTCGCCCGCGGCTACTACACGCGCGCCGTCGTCGTCGCCTACGACTGGGACGGCTCCGACCTGACGCGTCGGTGGATCGCCGACAGCGGCCACGTGCCGATGACGAACCCGTTCAACGACGGCCCGCACGGCCGCGAGGGCACCAGCGAGGAGTGGGGCCGCCTCACCACGCAGGGCTTCCACTCGCTCAGCGCCGCCGACGTCGACGGCGACGGCCGCCAGGAGATCGTCTACGGCTCCGCGACCCTCGACGACGACGGGAGCCTGCTGTACACGTCGTTCGACACGCTGCCCGAGGGCAGCGCGGCTCCCGGCACCGAAGCGGGACTCGGCCACGGCGACGCGATGCACGTCACCGACATCGATCCCGCCCGCCCCGGGCTCGAGGTCTTCACGGTGCACGAGGGCGGCGCGTACGCCCCGTACGGCTACGCGCTGCGCGACGCGGCCACCGGAGAGGTGCTCTTCGGCGCATACACCGGCAAGGACACCGGTCGCGGCATGATCGGCGACATCGACCCCGCCCTGCCCGGCCAGGAGGTCTGGGCCGTCGGCACGCTCAGCGCGAGCGGCGAGCCGCTCTCGGACACGCAGCCGGGCACCAATCAGAGCATCCGCTGGGCGGCCGACATGACCACCCAGATCGTCGCGAGCACGACGATGCAGGACGCGACTCCCGTCACTCCGACGATCGTCACCGGCGCGGGCGAGGTGCTGCTCTCGGCCGAGGGGACCGTCACGAACAACGGCACGAAAGGCAACCCTTCTCTGGTCGCCGACGTGCTGGGCGACTGGCGCGAGGAGCTGCTGCTGCCGACCGCCGACTCGAGCGCGATCCGGATCTACTCGAGCACCGAGGTCACCGATCGCAAGCTGACGACGCTGATGCACGACCCGCAGTACCGGGTCGAGGTCGCGCGCCAGAACACCGCGTACAACCAGCCGTCGTACACCTCGTACGGCCTGGCGAGCGACATCGACTGGTCGACGGTGCCGGTGCTCGCGCAGGAGGGGACGCCGGGGCCGACGCCTACGCCGGGGCCGACCGTCGAGCCGACTCCGGGGCCGACCGCGGAGCCGACTCCCGAGCCGACCGCGACCGCTCCGGCGCCCGTCGCGCCGGGTCCCGAGCCGACCCGCACCGCGGCGCCCGGCGCCTCGGGCGGCTCGCACGGAGGGCTCGCATCGACCGGAGCCGACCTGTCGCTGCTCCCGGCCGGAGTCCTCGCGCTCCTGCTCGGCGGCGCCGCCCTGCTGATCGGCTCCCGCCGCCGCTCCTCGAGCACGGACTGA
- a CDS encoding family 43 glycosylhydrolase, which yields MKPYLRPLVLATAAALALPLLSAMPAQAAANPENLVLRYQLNETSGTVAVDSSGKNRNGTLVGGAKTGGDAGVVLDGTDDAVKLPDNILAGLNSITVSTEVLVRPEQSGNYFVYGLGTAATSNSGAGYLATLADNRYRTTITPSNWQGEQNAETTSPLPRGVWKTLTYTLDDASNTARLYLDGAQVAVNTNVTVTPASIGGGVTTSNFIGRSNYAADKTLAGSVRDFRIYDNALTAAEVTALQPTAATKATRDASALSLGDLSAVQANLALPATGANGSAITWASSAPQTISTSGVVTRPAASAGNATVTLTATITSGSETRTKAFTATVLSMASDQQIVDAAAAGLSIPDLTDVRGNITIPAAPAGTSISWTSSDPAVVSTAGVVTRQSADRTVTLRATVTKNSATATRELVATVRAAKQLAPLEGYAFAYFTGNSIEGENIFLAASKGNNALAWDELNGGQPVLTSTFGEKGLRDPFLIRSPEGDTFYLIATDLSIGRDGNWDRSQRQGSRYLEVWESHDLVNWSEQRHVLVSPETAGNTWAPEAHWDAGIGAYVVYWASKLYAENDPNHTGNVNNVMMYATTRDFTTFSTPQVWQDTSRIDSTVIEQNGTFHRFTKDEGASGTGCSDIIQEKSTQLRAPLTGWTTVDSCIGRDAGTGAVEGPTAFAANPGDVNGQTNYLFVDEYGGRGYIPLKTADLNAPNWQVASNYDLPASPRHGTVLPVTATELAALRAAEPAGPTPVTANAAGEILRYSFDNGSGTTLEDVSGNDRDATIVGGATWQSGALAFDGTDDHVDLPDDVLTGVEDVTVEAEVKIDPTQGTPYFLYGLGNSSNNAGNGYLFTTGDSYRTSIASGNWQTEQTAGTGSNLPRGQWAKLTYTLSGGTATIYLNGAKVATKTGVTTTPADLGGGRTAANYLGRSLYGGDKLFKGEYREFALWNRALSESEVLTRSGSADQIAGVSLTTPDVLKVAPLVDSTARTVTFAVKPGTDRSKLAPVFATATGTTSSPASGTVRDLRTPVTYTLTAAGGATATWTMKAVEMKSPVIPGLYADPNIVAFGDTFYIYATSDGFPGWGGKTFYVWSSKNLVDWTRSAQPILTLDGQNGNVPWATGNAWAPTIIEKGGKYYFYFSGHNASLDRKTIGVAVADSPAGPFTAQPTAMITNGESVTSGQAIDPAAFTDPATGKSYLFWGNGAPVYGELSDDMLSIKAGTIKRMSGLTDYREGSFVNYRQGLYHLTYSIDDTGSENYKVGYATSTSVDGPWTYRGVLLEKNPSLGILATGHNSIVNVPGTDDWYIAYHRFAMPGGDGQHRETTIDRVTFDPATGLMQKVVPTLESVAGQTITDPAPLRAAITGTATVGTRLTATASAPWTATAYQWKRGGVDIAGATASTYVLTAADRGTVVSVTVSATKPGWSPATATAQTAAVAGTTGIVGATVTTSTRCVAGKPVITVTATNPNSFPVKTTVTSAAGSKTFAEVGAGKTVTAAFTARTASIAAGEVTTTSTAFVANRPATATTTTPTSAISCG from the coding sequence ATGAAGCCCTACCTACGACCCCTCGTCCTGGCGACAGCCGCGGCGTTGGCCCTCCCCCTCCTCTCCGCGATGCCGGCCCAGGCCGCCGCGAACCCCGAGAACCTCGTGCTGCGCTACCAGCTGAACGAGACCAGCGGCACTGTCGCTGTCGACAGCTCGGGGAAGAACCGCAACGGCACGCTCGTCGGAGGTGCGAAGACCGGCGGCGACGCGGGCGTCGTCCTCGACGGCACCGACGACGCCGTGAAGCTGCCCGACAACATCCTCGCCGGGCTGAACTCGATCACCGTGAGCACCGAGGTGCTGGTGCGGCCCGAGCAGTCCGGCAACTACTTCGTCTACGGACTCGGCACGGCCGCGACCAGCAACTCCGGCGCCGGCTACCTCGCCACTCTCGCCGACAACCGCTACCGCACGACGATCACGCCGAGCAACTGGCAGGGCGAGCAGAACGCCGAGACCACCTCGCCGCTCCCCCGCGGCGTCTGGAAGACCCTGACCTACACGCTCGACGACGCGTCGAACACCGCCCGCCTCTACCTCGATGGCGCGCAGGTCGCGGTGAACACGAACGTCACCGTGACCCCCGCCTCGATCGGCGGCGGCGTCACCACCTCCAACTTCATCGGCCGCTCCAACTACGCCGCCGACAAGACGCTCGCCGGCAGCGTGCGCGACTTCCGCATCTACGACAACGCGCTCACGGCCGCCGAGGTGACCGCCCTGCAGCCGACCGCGGCGACGAAGGCCACCCGCGACGCGTCCGCGCTGTCGCTCGGCGACCTCTCGGCCGTCCAGGCGAATCTCGCGCTGCCCGCGACCGGCGCCAACGGCTCCGCGATCACGTGGGCCTCGAGCGCTCCGCAGACGATCTCGACCAGCGGAGTCGTCACGCGGCCCGCCGCCTCGGCCGGCAACGCGACCGTCACGCTCACCGCCACGATCACGAGCGGCTCCGAGACCCGCACCAAGGCCTTCACCGCCACAGTCCTCTCGATGGCTAGCGACCAGCAGATCGTCGACGCGGCCGCCGCCGGCCTCTCGATCCCGGACCTCACCGACGTCCGCGGCAACATCACGATCCCCGCGGCTCCCGCCGGCACCTCGATCAGCTGGACCTCCAGCGACCCCGCGGTCGTCTCGACCGCCGGAGTCGTCACGCGCCAGTCCGCCGACCGCACCGTGACGCTCCGTGCCACGGTGACCAAGAACTCCGCCACCGCCACCCGCGAGCTCGTCGCCACGGTGCGCGCCGCGAAGCAGCTCGCTCCGCTCGAGGGCTACGCGTTCGCCTACTTCACCGGCAACAGCATCGAGGGCGAGAACATCTTCCTCGCCGCGAGCAAGGGCAACAACGCCCTCGCCTGGGACGAGCTCAACGGCGGTCAGCCCGTGCTGACCTCGACCTTCGGCGAGAAGGGCCTGCGCGACCCGTTCCTCATCCGCTCCCCCGAGGGCGACACGTTCTACCTGATCGCCACCGACCTCTCCATCGGACGCGACGGGAACTGGGACCGCTCGCAGCGCCAGGGCAGCCGCTACCTCGAGGTCTGGGAGTCGCACGACCTCGTGAACTGGTCCGAGCAGCGCCACGTGCTGGTCTCGCCCGAGACCGCCGGCAACACCTGGGCGCCCGAGGCGCACTGGGACGCCGGCATCGGCGCCTACGTCGTCTACTGGGCCTCGAAGCTCTACGCCGAGAACGACCCGAACCACACCGGCAACGTGAACAACGTGATGATGTACGCCACCACCCGCGACTTCACGACGTTCTCCACTCCGCAGGTCTGGCAGGACACCTCTCGCATCGACTCCACCGTGATCGAGCAGAACGGCACCTTCCACCGCTTCACGAAGGACGAGGGCGCGAGCGGCACCGGCTGCTCCGACATCATCCAGGAGAAGTCGACGCAGCTCCGCGCGCCGCTGACCGGCTGGACCACCGTCGACAGCTGCATCGGCCGCGACGCCGGAACCGGCGCCGTCGAGGGCCCCACCGCCTTCGCCGCGAACCCGGGCGATGTCAACGGCCAGACGAACTACCTCTTCGTCGACGAGTACGGCGGACGCGGCTACATCCCGCTGAAGACCGCCGACCTCAACGCGCCGAACTGGCAGGTCGCCTCGAACTACGACCTCCCCGCGAGCCCGCGCCACGGCACGGTCCTCCCGGTGACCGCCACCGAGCTCGCCGCCCTGCGCGCCGCCGAGCCGGCCGGCCCGACTCCGGTGACCGCGAACGCCGCCGGTGAGATCCTGCGCTACTCCTTCGACAACGGCTCGGGCACGACGCTCGAGGACGTGTCGGGCAACGACCGCGACGCGACGATCGTCGGCGGCGCCACCTGGCAGTCCGGCGCCCTCGCGTTCGACGGCACCGACGACCACGTCGACCTGCCGGACGACGTGCTGACCGGAGTCGAGGACGTCACCGTCGAGGCCGAGGTCAAGATCGACCCGACCCAGGGCACGCCGTACTTCCTCTACGGACTCGGCAACTCGTCGAACAACGCCGGCAACGGCTACCTGTTCACCACTGGCGACTCGTACCGCACGAGCATCGCCTCCGGGAACTGGCAGACCGAGCAGACCGCCGGGACCGGATCGAACCTCCCCCGCGGCCAGTGGGCGAAGCTCACCTACACGCTCTCGGGCGGCACGGCGACGATCTACCTGAACGGCGCGAAAGTCGCCACGAAGACCGGAGTCACCACGACGCCGGCCGACCTGGGCGGCGGACGCACCGCGGCCAACTACCTCGGCCGCTCGCTGTACGGCGGCGACAAGCTGTTCAAGGGCGAGTACCGCGAGTTCGCGCTCTGGAACCGCGCTCTGAGCGAGAGCGAGGTGCTCACCCGCTCCGGGTCGGCCGACCAGATCGCCGGAGTCTCGCTCACCACGCCCGACGTGCTGAAGGTCGCTCCGCTCGTCGACTCGACCGCCCGGACCGTCACCTTCGCGGTGAAGCCCGGCACCGACCGCTCGAAGCTGGCCCCCGTGTTCGCCACGGCGACCGGCACGACCTCCTCCCCCGCCTCCGGCACCGTCCGGGACCTGCGCACGCCGGTCACGTACACGCTCACGGCAGCGGGTGGAGCCACCGCCACCTGGACGATGAAGGCCGTCGAGATGAAGAGCCCGGTGATCCCCGGTCTCTACGCCGACCCGAACATCGTCGCGTTCGGTGACACCTTCTACATCTACGCGACGTCCGACGGGTTCCCGGGCTGGGGCGGCAAGACGTTCTACGTCTGGTCCTCCAAGAACCTCGTCGACTGGACGCGCTCGGCGCAGCCGATCCTCACCCTCGACGGCCAGAACGGGAACGTCCCCTGGGCGACCGGCAACGCGTGGGCGCCGACGATCATCGAGAAGGGCGGGAAGTACTACTTCTACTTCTCGGGCCACAACGCCTCGCTGGACCGCAAGACGATCGGAGTGGCCGTCGCCGACAGCCCCGCCGGTCCGTTCACGGCGCAGCCGACCGCGATGATCACCAACGGCGAGTCCGTCACCTCGGGTCAGGCCATCGACCCGGCCGCGTTCACCGACCCCGCCACCGGCAAGAGCTACCTCTTCTGGGGCAACGGGGCGCCCGTCTACGGCGAGCTGTCCGACGACATGCTCTCGATCAAGGCCGGCACCATCAAGCGGATGAGCGGACTGACCGACTACCGCGAGGGCAGCTTCGTCAACTACCGCCAGGGGCTGTACCACCTGACGTACTCGATCGACGACACCGGCTCCGAGAACTACAAAGTCGGCTACGCCACCTCGACGAGCGTCGACGGCCCGTGGACCTACCGCGGCGTCCTCCTCGAGAAGAACCCGTCGCTGGGGATCCTCGCGACCGGCCACAACTCGATCGTCAACGTCCCCGGCACCGATGACTGGTACATCGCGTACCACCGGTTCGCGATGCCCGGTGGAGACGGCCAGCACCGCGAGACCACGATCGACCGCGTCACCTTCGACCCGGCGACCGGGCTCATGCAGAAGGTCGTTCCGACCCTCGAGAGCGTCGCCGGCCAGACCATCACCGACCCCGCCCCGCTGCGCGCCGCCATCACCGGCACCGCCACGGTCGGGACCCGGCTCACCGCGACCGCCTCCGCCCCCTGGACCGCCACGGCGTACCAGTGGAAGCGCGGCGGAGTGGACATCGCCGGCGCGACCGCGTCGACGTACGTCCTCACCGCGGCCGACCGCGGCACGGTGGTCTCGGTGACGGTGTCGGCGACGAAGCCCGGATGGTCTCCCGCCACGGCGACGGCGCAGACCGCCGCGGTGGCCGGGACGACCGGTATCGTCGGCGCGACCGTCACGACCAGCACCCGCTGCGTCGCGGGCAAGCCGGTGATCACGGTCACCGCGACGAACCCGAACTCCTTCCCGGTCAAGACGACGGTCACCTCGGCCGCCGGGTCGAAGACCTTCGCAGAGGTCGGCGCCGGCAAGACGGTGACCGCGGCCTTCACCGCCCGCACGGCGAGCATCGCCGCCGGCGAGGTCACCACGACCTCGACCGCCTTCGTGGCGAACCGTCCCGCGACGGCGACCACCACCACCCCCACCTCCGCGATCAGCTGCGGCTGA